Part of the Methylorubrum populi genome is shown below.
GTGCGTGCCGGAGGGTGAGGGTGGTGCCCGGCCATGCGGGATGGCGTCGTCGCGCGGGGCCGGACGCCTGCTCGCGAGGCTCCGGCGCTCGCCGGCTTCGCTCAGGCCGCCCGAACGGTCCGGTCGCGCGCCGACCTCTCCGTCGCGCGATCCCCAGGCCCGGCCGGCCCGAGGGCCTTGGTGACCTCCTCGAAGCGCGCGCTCGCGTCGGACCAGTCCTGGGCGAAGTCGAACAGCTCGCGCATGGCCGGGGCGATCTCCTTGTAGGCGGCCAGGGCTGCGACGAGCGCGCCGAGCGAGAGCTGACCCTGCACGACGAGGTAGCCGCCGATCGAGAAGAAGAAGAACGGGGTGAGGTTCGAGGTGTAGTTGTAGAGGCCCTTGAGGCGGCCCTTCAGGTCGTTGATCTCGATGCGCACCCCCTCAAGCTTCCGAGCCTGAAGCATCTGCCGGCTCAGGTCGGAGGGCTCGCACGCCGCGCGGCCGGCTTGTCGCGCGTCCGCGGGAGCGGTGAGGAGCGCCCCCAGCTCCCGCGTGGCATGCACCCTTTGGCGGACCTTCGCGTTCAACCGCCCCTGCAACCGCGGCAGGATAGACAGCTGGACCGGCAGCATGATCAGGGCCGCCAGCGCCAGGGCGGCGTTCTGCAGGAGGAGGAACACGATGCTGGTCACGAGCGTGCCGCCTTGGACGAGTGGCACGACCACCAGGCTGCCGCCGAAATAGCCGATGGGCTCGACCTCCTGGACCGCGACGGCGGCCAGCGTGGCCCGCCGTTCGGGGGAGCGCTCGCCGCGCGCGCGGCGGACGATGGCGAGGCGGAGGCGGCGCACGAGGCGCTCGTTCACGCGCCCCCGGACCCGATTGACCGCGTACTTGGCGAGGCCGCTGAGCGTGAGCACGGCCAGGTAGCTGGCGCACAGCGCGAACAGCAGCTCGACGCGGCCCAGCTGGACGCCGAGGAAGGCCATCTTCGGGTGACCGTCGCCCGTATCGTCGGCGAGGGCGTGGTTGATGATGTGCTTGGGGATCTCAAGGAGCAGCCAGGCCGCCGGCAGCGTCAGGACGGAGAGGAGCACGAGACGGAACTGCAGCCGCGAGGTCGCACGCACGACGTAGGATTCCAGCCGCGCCGCCACGGCCGGGCGGGCGCCTGGCCGTCCCGCCGCGTCCAGGGACGCGGCGGGCGGCGGAAGCGCCGCCGTCCCGCGGGTGCGATGCCGCCGGGCGGCGGCCCAGCGCAGGCCCGACCGGACGGCGAGCCAAGCGGTCCAGGCAGGCGCCACGACGAGGACCAGGACCGTGACGAGGTCGATCCACCAGTGGGTGTGGGGGTGGTCGAGGCCCAACGTCCAATGGATCAGGTCGTGGATGATCGGCGGGGTCAGCAACGGGTACTCCTGGCGACAAGGCTCCGGCGTTTGTCCGGGCGGAAGGGCGCGGCGCGGCTTGCCGTGAGCCCGACGACCTCCGAATGGGCTCCGGAGGTCCGGCCCTGCCGGGAGCGCCCGCGGGCGCTCCCGGCAGAACGAAGGCCGATCTCGTCGGCGCCCCTCTCGCGGCCCGTCCGCAGGCCGGGCGTAACGGCCAAGCTCGGGTCGGCACAGGCGGCCGCGCACCGCAGCGCGGCCGTTCCCGGCCGGGCGATGTGGGAGACCGAGCGCCCTCAGCCCGGTCCGGAACCGCCAGGACCGACGACGAGCGTTCGTGCGTCGTCCGCGACGAGGCGGACGAAAGCCAACGCGTCGCGGCCGCGCTCGCCGGGCGTCGCGTAGAGGCATTCCGCCCCCGGTTCCCTGCGGATGCGCAGGGCCTCGTCGATGATGCGATGCCACTCCGGCTGGAAGGTGATCAACCCGTACAGGCCGGCGTCGCTCTTCGAGGGCACGACCCCGGTCGCGAGGACGTAATGGAGCCGGCACATGCCGAGGACGAACCGTTCGACCCCGTTCGCCGCGAGGAGCGTCGCGTCCGCCGTATCGGGTCCGAGTCCAGCGCGCCGGCGTTCGTCGACGCTGGCCAGGGCCCACCGTTCCAGGTGGGTCGTTCCACGCCAGAGCCCGGTGCCCGCGCAGAGCGGACCGCGGATGGTGACCGCGCTGGCCCTCAGGACGCTCCAGGTGAGCGGATGCCGGTCGTGGCATCCCGACGCGAAGAATCGCCCTTGCCGGACGCAGGGGCCGTTCGGGACGGCAAGCGGGCCGGCCCGCAGGTCGTCCCAGGTCAGGTAGACGCCGTCGAGCGCCGGGGCCGGCCAGCCGCGGGCGAGGCCGGCATGGGCCTCGGCGAGGGCGGCCACCTCGCCCCGGCCCGGGCGAGCCTGGGACACCGCCACGAAATTCACGTCGCTGAGCGGGGGCCGAAAGTCGCCCATGGCGACGGAACCGACGAGGTACAAGGCCTCGACGAAGTCAGGGACGACGGTATCGACCATGGCGAGGTAGGCGCCTGTGACGCCGAGTGCGAGCGGGTGCGTGGTCATGGTCTCCACGGGCTCATGCGGTTGCTCGAAGGAGGGAGGGGAGCATGTCCCTGAATTCGCCCGCGCCGGGTTTCCGCCCTGCGGGTCGGGCCGGGCCCGTCGGCGGAGGGCGGCGGCGCGCAGGCCATGGCCCTGCCTCAGCCGATCCGCGTCGTGCGGAGGCGCAGGGCGTTCCCGATCACGCTCACCGACGAGAGCGCCATGGCGGCCGCCGCGATGACGGGCGAGAGCAGGATGCCGAGGAACGGGTAGAGCAGCCCGGCGGCGACCGGCACGCCCAGCGCGTTGTAGATGAAGGCGAAGAACAGGTTCTGGCGGATGTTGCGCATCGTCGCCCGGGACAGGCGCCGGGCCCTGACGATGCCGACCAGGTCCCCGCGGAGCAGCGTCACGCCCGCGCTCTCGATGGCCACGTCGGTGCCGCCGCCCATCGCGATGCCGACGTCCGCTGCGGCGAGGGCCGGCGCGTCGTTGATCCCGTCGCCGGCCATCGCCACGACCGCGCCCTGGCCCTGGAGCGTCCTGACCACCTCCGCCTTCCGGTCGGGAAGGATCTCGGCCTCGACCTCGTCGATGCCGAGCGACCTGGCGACGAACTCGGCCGTGGTCCGGCTGTCGCCGGTCAACATGACGATGCGCAAGCCTTCCCCCCGCAGCCTTCGCAAGGCCTCGAACGTGCTCGTCTTGACGGGGTCCTGGATGGCGATGACGCCGGCCGGCTTCCCGCCCGCGGCGACGAGGACCGCCGTCGCGCCCCGGCTGCGCACCTCCTCGGCCCGCGCCTGGAGCAGCGTCACGTCCGTCCCCTGCTCCTCCAGGAAACGCCCGTTGCCGATGGCCACGCGCCGTCCCTCGACCGTGCCGAGCGCCCCCTTGCCGGTCGGGGCCTCGAAGTCGGACGCCACGGCCCCCGGGACGCCGCGCGCTTCCGCGGCCCGGACGATGGCGAGGGCCAGGGGATGCTCGCTCGCGCGTTCGACCGCGGCGGCGAGGCGCAGCACCTCGGCGTCCGTGAAACCGGGGGCCGGCAGCACGGCGGTGACCTTGGGCTTGCCCTCGGTCAGGGTCCCGGTCTTGTCGATGACGAGCGTGTCGACCTTCTCCAACCGCTCCAGGGCCTCGGCGTTCTTGACCAGCACCCCGTCCTGGGCGCCGCGACCGACCCCGACCATGATCGACATCGGCGTCGCCAGGCCGAGGGCGCAGGGGCAGGCGATGATGAGGACCGCGACCGCCGCGAGGAGGGCGTAGGTGAAGCGTGGCTCCGGCCCGAAGGCCATCCAGGCGACGAAGGCGAGGGCGGCGACGGAGATCACCACGGGGACGAACCAGGCCGCCGCATCGTCCACCAGGCGCTGGACGGGGGCGCGCGAGCGCTGGGCCTCGGCGACCATCGCGACGATGCGGGCCAGCGTGGTCTCGGACCCGACACGCGTCGCGCGCATGACGAAGCCCCCGGTCGTGTTCAGGCTCCCGCCCACCACGAGGGAGCCGGGCTCCTTCGAGACGGGGATCGGCTCGCCGCTGATCATCGCCTCGTCCACGGCCGAGCGCCCCTCCACGACCTCGCCGTCGACCGGCACCTTCTCGCCGGGTCGGACGCGCAGGCGGTCCCCGACCGCCACCGCCGAGACGAGCACCTCCTCGTCGGCCCCTCCCATCCCGAGACGCAAGGCCTTCTGCGGGGCGAGGTCGAGCAGCGCCCGGATCGCGCCCGAGGTGCGCTCGCGGGCCCCGAGTTCCAGCACCTGCCCGAGCAGCACCAGGACGGTGATGACCGCCGCGGCCTCGAAATAGGCCGGCACCGCCCCGCCATGGCCGCGCAGCCCTTCGGGGAAGAGCCCCGGCGCCACGGTCGCGGCGACGCTGTAGAGGTAGGCCGCGCCGGTCCCGAGGGCGATGAGGGTGAACATGTTGAGGCGGCGGTTCACCAGCGACTGCCAGCCCCGCTCGAAGAACGGCCACCCCGCCCAGAGGACGACCGGCGAGGCGAGCAGCAGCTGGACCCAGTTCGAGGTTTGCAGGCCGAGGCGGTCGACGAGGCCGGTCAGATGTCCCCCCATCTCCAGGGCGAAGACGGGCAGGGTCAGGACGAGGCCGACCCAGAAGCGGCGGCTCATGTCCTTGAGCTCGGCGTTCTCGACCGGGCCGCTCGTCGGCGTGAGCGGCTCCAGCGCCATCCCGCAGATCGGGCAGCTGCCCGGTCGGTCGCGGCGGATCTCCGGGTGCATCGGACAGGTGTAGATCGCCCCGCCAGGGGCGTCCGGCGGCCCTTTGTCAGCCGCCAGGTAGCGTGCCGGCTCGGCCACGAACTTCGCGCGGCAGCCCGCCGAGCAGAAGTGGTAGGTCGCGTGCTCGTGCTCGGCATGGTGGGGCGTGGCCGCAGGGTCGACCCGCATGCCGCAGACGGGGTCCGTCGCGGTTTCCCCGGCCGCGCACGCCACGCCGTGGCCGTGACGGTGCCCGTGGGCATGGTGCGCGTGGTGACCGTGGTCCATGGGTTCAGACCTCCAAGCTGCCGCCGCCCGCGGCGGGCAGGGCACGTGGTTTGACGGCGGGCGGGACCGGGCTGGGGCGGACGTTCACGTGGCTTGCTCCGACAGGTTCTCAGCCGCCGCCCATGATGCGGTCGATGCGCGCCCCGATGCCGCGGACACGGGCCGCATGCTCGGCCCACAGGCGCCGCGCGATTGCCGAACGGGGGTCGCTTTCCGTGACGCGCGCCGCGGGAACCCCGCGGACGCTTCCCCGGAAGGGGGGTGGGGCGGTCCCGGCGAGGGAAGCGTCGGTCGCCGCGAGGCGGACCCGCACCCGCTGGCAGTAGGTGGCGGAGCGCGGGCTCATCCGCTCCTCGCCATGACCCGCCCTGTACTTCATCAGCGTGCGGCAGAGATCGCCCTGCGTGAGCTTCCAAGCTCGTGCGAGGTAGGCGACGCCGAAGCGGACGTTGGTCGCGGGATCGAGGAGGGCCCCGGCGGGACCCGTGTGACCGAGCATGGCCGCGGTTGTCGGCCGGACCTGCATCAGTCCGAGCTCGCCGACCCCGCCGACCGCGCCGGCATCGTACCCGCTCTCCACGTACGCGACGGCATCGGCGATGGCCGGGGGCACTCCGCGCGCTTCGGCCTCGCGCGCGAGCATCCGCCGATAGCCGGCCTGATCCGACGCCGTGCGAGCCGCATCGCCCGCGGATGACGGCGCGGCAGGGGCGGACGCGCCCGCGGGCGCGTCCCCGACGGCGACGGCCGGGGATGAAAGGAGGAGTGCCGCGCACGGGACCAGGAACAGCCGGGAGCGAGGCAGGACGAGGGCGCCCGGCACCCCACCTCGCACGCCGGCGGCCGCTTCCCCGGACAGGGACGCCGCCCTCATCGGGGACGATTGCCTCATCGCGGCTTCCGGAAGCGCGCGACCCCGAAGGGCGGCAGCTTCGTCTCGGCCATCGAGCGCATGCCGGTCGCGGTCATCCGTGGGTTCCCTTTGGGGGTGAGTCCGTGGGCGGGCGGGGTTTGGTTACAGGGCTCGCGCATCACCGCCCTCCCGTGTCGCGCTTGCCGCCCATGCCGGGCATGGTCATGCCGGGCATGCGGGAGTGGTCCATGCCCTCCATGCCCTCCATGCCGCCCGAGCCGGATCTCGGCGTCACGGCGCGGTTGAGCTCGCGCCAGTCCTTGGGATCGACCACGTCGTAGCGCGCCACGCCCGCGGTGACCGCGGAGTAGCGCGGCGCGCGCACGGCGGCGGCGGGGTTGGCCGGGGCAACCAGCCAGTCCGGCGCGGCGGTGGGCACGCAGGCCGCCAGCGGCAAGGCCGTGAGCGCCAGGGCCGTGAGCGCCACGGCCGGCCTGAGGAAGGTGAGCATCGCTTCGGATCCCGAACGGGGGCTGGCGGCCGCGCTCAGGGGCGCGGACCGGCGGACAGCGAGGGGGCGCGGGCAGGCGCGGCTGAGCCGGCCGGGCCGGGCGCGGCCTGCGCAGGCAGGATCCTGGTCAGGGCGCGGCCGGGTGCGGCGGGCGGGGGCGGGCGGGCGTCTGGCCCGCCGCGGTCAGGCGCGCTGCCTGGGGGGCCGCTCGATGCGCAGGGGACGCGGCTGGGCGACGCCGTCCTCCTGGGCCAGGCCGATGGGCTCGGAGGGGCGCAGGACCAGCGCCGTGCCCGACCAGGGCGCGTCCGGCAAGGCCGCCTGGCAGGCCAGGGGGCAGCAGGTGGCCGCGCAGCCGGCCGGCCGCTTGTGGTGGCCGTGCGGGCCCGGGTGGTGCTGGCCGGCCGAGGCGAGCCGGTGGCAGTCGGGGCCGTCCGCGCCATCCGCCTGGCCGCTCGCTGCCGCGGGCGCGTCGGCGGGGCCGGCTGCGGGCCGGTGCTGGGCGTGCGGGTCGGCGGCGGCCTGGTCGGCGGCGGCGTGGTCGGCCGCGGCGTGGCGCTGCATCGTGCACGGCGCCGCCGGGGCGATGGCCACGGCCATCGCCAGCACGGCAAGCAACATTGCGCGAAGAACTGCCAAGGACCCAGAGACCCTCTCGTACCCAGGCCAATCCTTGCACAGGCCGCCAATATCGGCAACGCACGAACACTTCTGCTGTTGGTGGAGCGTCCGAAGCCGTTTCCTGGCGATTTGAGGCTGCAAGCCAATCGCCCCTGCCGTGCACGCACCCCCATCCTGCCCGCGTGGTGGCCGCCGTTCCGGCTCGGGGGAGCCCGCCACCGGTGCGGGTGCCGCGCGGGACCGCGCGACCTCAGTACCGGCGCACCAGCGGCGCCTGCTCGGCCGGAGCGGTCGCGGCCCATGGTGCCCAGCGCAAGCCGAGCTTCACGTCGTGCGAATCGACGTTCTTGAAGGTCAGCGCCTCGCAAGACCCGCACTGGCCGGCATAGTTGTAGACAGTGCCGGTCTTTCCGTCTCCGAGATTGAGGTAGCGGTATGCGAGCTCGACCGTGAAGCTCGGGCTCACCTCGTAGCCGACACCCGCGTGCAACGCCCAAGCGAGGTTCGTCTTCGAGCCTGCCTTCGCGTAGGCGAGGCCCTGCGTGACGACGTTCGTGTCCTTGAAATTGTCGAGCGTGATCCGCACCGCGCCGACGCCGGCGCCCAGGAACGGCGTGAGGCCGTACCAATTGCCGAGATCGACGTAGCCGTTGAGAAGCACGGCCACTTCACGCTTCGACGCGGTGTACTCGTCGGTGCCGTACCCGAGCGGCAGGCTCGCGTCGCGGTAGCGCTCAAGCCCGGTGAACGCGGCGGCGCTGCGATACTCGCCCGTGACGTCGGCCCGGAACCACCGGCCGAAGCGGTAGCCGGCGCCGCCGCCCGCGAGCGGGGCGCCCGCGAAACCCAGATTGACCTTCTCGATCGTCCCGAGCGCGTCCAGGCTGTTGGAGAGCCGTTCCACGGATTGGTTGCTGAAACCGATGTCGCCGCGGAGGTAAAAGCCCGACACCTCGGCCTCCGGCGCGAGCGTTCCGCGCAGTTCCGGCATCGGCGCGGCCGGCGGCAGGTCAGCCGCGTGTGACGGTGCCGCGAACGTCGCGGAGATCAGGCCGCAGCCGAGCAGGCCGAGCGTTCGCGCCATTTCACCGATTCCACCCATCGTCCGGTCCCTCACCCGCAGTCCCCGTCAGCGAACCCTCCCACGGCACGGTTGATGTCCCCTTAACGTACCCCATGGGGGTAACGATCGACGGGGCGCTGCCATCGTCGGCAGGAGCTGAGGCCTTCGTGGGTCTAGGCGTGCGCGCGGCGCTTTCAAGACGAAGTCATTCGGCCCGGATAGGCTCCGAACTTCACCCGATCCGGAGACTTCGCCGACCCGCTGCGCCGATTACCCCCTAGGGGTGTGCAACCGTTTCAGGCCGCTCGTGCGTTACTCGATCCCGGACGGGGGATCTCAACTGCAGGAAACGACCCGGGAGGGATACGCGATGCTCAAACGGGTTCTCTACGTCTCCGCACTCGCCCTGGTCTTGGTCCCGACCGGGGCAGGTGCCGTCGGCTTCCGGATGACACCGCCGCCCTACGGCGCGGCGTCCGATCACGGTTCGAGCGCCGGCCTCGCACCGACCGGCAGGACACTCCGGGTACATAATCGCCCGGTCTTTCTCGGCTGCGTCTACTCCTATCACGAGTGCGAGCATCTCGCCCACGACCGCGGCTTCTACAACCACTTCACGCGCCATGATCACGCCACCTGCCACCATGGTCCGTCGTACGCCTGCTTCGGCCAGTAGGAACCGAGGCGGCCCTCGCTTTCGCCGCGGGACGAGTGGTGCGTAGACGGCTTCAGCGAGGGCAGCACGTCGACCCAGGCGTCCGGTGCCGTTCGGCTCGGACGTACATCGGGCGAGCCGGTCCGGGCACGTCGTTGCCGGGTGGCGCCGGCAAGTCTAGAAGGGCGCGCCCGGCCCGAGCCGGTGGGCCGAGGGGCGACCGCCGCGTCGTCTCCCTCGGCGGGCGACCGTCCCTGGCCGGCACGCCAAAGACTGTTTCGACGGACGCTAGAGCCCCCGGATGGCGAGCAACACCAAGCCCGAAGGCAAAGGGAAGCTGTCGGAGGTCGAAGCGGCGATCCGCCTGCGGATGTCGCCGGAACTGCTCGAACACTTCACGCGCTACGGGGCCAAGGCCGGCATCCGGCGCAAGCTCGCGTGCGAGACCGCGGACGGGCTGCGCTGGTACGAGGAAGCCGAGCTCGCCGCCTTCGACAAGTTCCTGCGGGAACCTTGGCCGGTCAAGGAAGGCAAGACGCGTCCGCACATGCCCGAGAAGGTCCGCCTGGAGATCAAGCTTGAGGCGAACTGCGGCTGCGCGATCTGCAACCACGGCGCGAACTGCGAGGCCGCGCATATCGAGCCCGTCTCGCAAACCCTGAGCCACCATCCCGCCGGTCTCATCTGGCTCTGCCCGAACCACCACACGGACTTCGACAAGGGCCTGTACATGCCCCGCGACGTCGACCTCGCGACCGTGCGGGCCGTGAAGCAGATGCTCGTCAACCGGCGCGTGCGGGGGTGGACCATCGAACGGAACGCGAGCCTCGCCGTCCTGCAACTCGTCCGGCAGATCGAGGAGATCGGCGGCCTGCTGGCCAACGCGCAGTTCGCCGCGGCCCACGGCGCCGCGGTTGCCCTTGCTGAACAGGACATCGTCGCGCTGGAGGAGACCGCGAGCAGGGCCGCGACCGCGAAGCCGACGGCCGGTCCCGTCGGCCGGTCCTACGGCAAGTTCGCGGCCAAGGTCGCCAGCTCGGCGAAGGGAGCCCGTACGCTGCCCGGGGCTCGGATACCGACGTTCGCCGCGGCCGTCGTCGAGGCGCGGGACGAGTTCCTGCGGGACGCCTCGATGACCGCCTGCCCGCTCTGCGGGGGTGCGGGCTCGTGGGACGGCTCCGATTGCCCGGCCTGCGGGGGCGAAGGCTACATCGGCACGGCGGAGGCCCGTCGAATCGACGTATCGGCTTACCAAGCCGTCGATTGCCCGGTCTGCGACGGGCTGGGCCAGCGCAACGGGAGCCCATGCACGGCCTGCGGCGGCGAGCGTCGCATGCAGCGTCGCCACGCGGAAGCGGTCGACGCCAGGGACTACCAGGAAGTGCCCTGTCCCGTCTGCGCGGGCGTCGGGCGCCGGCAGGGCGAGGAGTGCCCGGCCTGCGGCGGCGAGAGGTCGATGGAGCGGCACGTCGCCGACAGGATCGATCCAACCGCATACGACGAGGTCGATTGCCCCCTCTGCCACGGAAGCGGGCGACGGGACGGCCTCGATTGCCCCGTGTGCCAGGGCGACGGGCGGGTCGAGGCACGGCACGCCGAGCGCGTCGACCTGTCGGACTACGCCGAAGTGCCGTGCCGCCTCTGCGGCGGCAGCGGACAGGTCAACGGCTACGACTGCCCACCCTGTGGCGGCGACGGGCGCATGGAACGGCAGCGGGCGGACCGGTACGACTGGTCACAGTATGACTTGGTGACGTGCCCGAGCTGCAAGGGGACGGGGCAGCGGCACGACTTCGATTGCCGGTCCTGTGGCGGCGAGGGTCAGGTGTACCGGCGGCAGCTCGCTTGGATCGAGGATTAGCGGCACCACCCTGCCGTTTTGCCCGAGCTCCCCACGCGAGGGCGGCCGGCGCTTCGCCCGCCCAGTCCCAAGGCCGCTGTCTCGGCGCGTCGCCCGATTCGGGTGCCCCGGGTTCGAACCAGATGTCGGCAGGGCTCGCGACGACCGCGACGTCGTGGGCTCCCTGCATCCAGCCACAGCGCGGTGGGTGGGCCCTGCGTTGGGAAGGCCGGCACCCCGCCAGTGCCGCCGCGGCGCCCCCGGTTGACCTGCGGCGAGGCCTCAGGATGGCGATCGTCACCGCACGCAATCCTCAGCTCGACGAGACCGACGGTGGCGCCGCCCCCGGGGCCCTCGGCAAGAGCCGCCTCGGCTCCCCCGTCCCGTGGCGGACGTTGTCGAGGCGGCCCAAGCCGGCCGATGTCTTGCTCGCGTTGACGATGGCGACGGCGATGCGCGGGCCGACGCCGCAAGCCAAGAGTTCGTCCTCGTCGTCGCGCTCGAAGGTCAATGCCGCGGCGGTCCGGTCGACCTCGGTCAAGAAGCCCCCTGCTTGCCAGGGCGGGCGTGCCGCCATGCCCGGCTAGACGGCCTGCCCGCCGCGAAATCGCGCGAAGGTGGTGCGCACGCCAGGGCCGAACAGCACCACCTCGTAGGTGGCGGGCTCCACCCCGTCGACCTCCATGCCGGGCGAACCGACCGGCATGCCGGGCACCGCGAGGCCGGTGCCGGCAGGCTTCTCCACCAGCAGCCGCTTGATGGCCGATGCGGGCACGTGCCCCTCGATCACGTAGCCGCCGACCTGGGCCGTGTGACACGAGGCCAGCTCCCGCGGCACCCCGAGCCTCGCCTTGACCGGGTTCACGGGGGCATTCACGACCTGGACGCGAAAACCCTCGGCGCGCAGGTGCTTGACCCAGGCCTCGCAGCAACCGCAGCTCGGGTCCTTCGTGGCGACGACTT
Proteins encoded:
- a CDS encoding multidrug ABC transporter ATPase — translated: MLTPPIIHDLIHWTLGLDHPHTHWWIDLVTVLVLVVAPAWTAWLAVRSGLRWAAARRHRTRGTAALPPPAASLDAAGRPGARPAVAARLESYVVRATSRLQFRLVLLSVLTLPAAWLLLEIPKHIINHALADDTGDGHPKMAFLGVQLGRVELLFALCASYLAVLTLSGLAKYAVNRVRGRVNERLVRRLRLAIVRRARGERSPERRATLAAVAVQEVEPIGYFGGSLVVVPLVQGGTLVTSIVFLLLQNAALALAALIMLPVQLSILPRLQGRLNAKVRQRVHATRELGALLTAPADARQAGRAACEPSDLSRQMLQARKLEGVRIEINDLKGRLKGLYNYTSNLTPFFFFSIGGYLVVQGQLSLGALVAALAAYKEIAPAMRELFDFAQDWSDASARFEEVTKALGPAGPGDRATERSARDRTVRAA
- a CDS encoding aminoglycoside adenylyltransferase domain-containing protein; amino-acid sequence: MTTHPLALGVTGAYLAMVDTVVPDFVEALYLVGSVAMGDFRPPLSDVNFVAVSQARPGRGEVAALAEAHAGLARGWPAPALDGVYLTWDDLRAGPLAVPNGPCVRQGRFFASGCHDRHPLTWSVLRASAVTIRGPLCAGTGLWRGTTHLERWALASVDERRRAGLGPDTADATLLAANGVERFVLGMCRLHYVLATGVVPSKSDAGLYGLITFQPEWHRIIDEALRIRREPGAECLYATPGERGRDALAFVRLVADDARTLVVGPGGSGPG
- a CDS encoding heavy metal translocating P-type ATPase; the protein is MDHGHHAHHAHGHRHGHGVACAAGETATDPVCGMRVDPAATPHHAEHEHATYHFCSAGCRAKFVAEPARYLAADKGPPDAPGGAIYTCPMHPEIRRDRPGSCPICGMALEPLTPTSGPVENAELKDMSRRFWVGLVLTLPVFALEMGGHLTGLVDRLGLQTSNWVQLLLASPVVLWAGWPFFERGWQSLVNRRLNMFTLIALGTGAAYLYSVAATVAPGLFPEGLRGHGGAVPAYFEAAAVITVLVLLGQVLELGARERTSGAIRALLDLAPQKALRLGMGGADEEVLVSAVAVGDRLRVRPGEKVPVDGEVVEGRSAVDEAMISGEPIPVSKEPGSLVVGGSLNTTGGFVMRATRVGSETTLARIVAMVAEAQRSRAPVQRLVDDAAAWFVPVVISVAALAFVAWMAFGPEPRFTYALLAAVAVLIIACPCALGLATPMSIMVGVGRGAQDGVLVKNAEALERLEKVDTLVIDKTGTLTEGKPKVTAVLPAPGFTDAEVLRLAAAVERASEHPLALAIVRAAEARGVPGAVASDFEAPTGKGALGTVEGRRVAIGNGRFLEEQGTDVTLLQARAEEVRSRGATAVLVAAGGKPAGVIAIQDPVKTSTFEALRRLRGEGLRIVMLTGDSRTTAEFVARSLGIDEVEAEILPDRKAEVVRTLQGQGAVVAMAGDGINDAPALAAADVGIAMGGGTDVAIESAGVTLLRGDLVGIVRARRLSRATMRNIRQNLFFAFIYNALGVPVAAGLLYPFLGILLSPVIAAAAMALSSVSVIGNALRLRTTRIG
- a CDS encoding lytic transglycosylase domain-containing protein — encoded protein: MLAREAEARGVPPAIADAVAYVESGYDAGAVGGVGELGLMQVRPTTAAMLGHTGPAGALLDPATNVRFGVAYLARAWKLTQGDLCRTLMKYRAGHGEERMSPRSATYCQRVRVRLAATDASLAGTAPPPFRGSVRGVPAARVTESDPRSAIARRLWAEHAARVRGIGARIDRIMGGG
- a CDS encoding outer membrane protein, with the protein product MARTLGLLGCGLISATFAAPSHAADLPPAAPMPELRGTLAPEAEVSGFYLRGDIGFSNQSVERLSNSLDALGTIEKVNLGFAGAPLAGGGAGYRFGRWFRADVTGEYRSAAAFTGLERYRDASLPLGYGTDEYTASKREVAVLLNGYVDLGNWYGLTPFLGAGVGAVRITLDNFKDTNVVTQGLAYAKAGSKTNLAWALHAGVGYEVSPSFTVELAYRYLNLGDGKTGTVYNYAGQCGSCEALTFKNVDSHDVKLGLRWAPWAATAPAEQAPLVRRY
- a CDS encoding HNH endonuclease signature motif containing protein, which translates into the protein MASNTKPEGKGKLSEVEAAIRLRMSPELLEHFTRYGAKAGIRRKLACETADGLRWYEEAELAAFDKFLREPWPVKEGKTRPHMPEKVRLEIKLEANCGCAICNHGANCEAAHIEPVSQTLSHHPAGLIWLCPNHHTDFDKGLYMPRDVDLATVRAVKQMLVNRRVRGWTIERNASLAVLQLVRQIEEIGGLLANAQFAAAHGAAVALAEQDIVALEETASRAATAKPTAGPVGRSYGKFAAKVASSAKGARTLPGARIPTFAAAVVEARDEFLRDASMTACPLCGGAGSWDGSDCPACGGEGYIGTAEARRIDVSAYQAVDCPVCDGLGQRNGSPCTACGGERRMQRRHAEAVDARDYQEVPCPVCAGVGRRQGEECPACGGERSMERHVADRIDPTAYDEVDCPLCHGSGRRDGLDCPVCQGDGRVEARHAERVDLSDYAEVPCRLCGGSGQVNGYDCPPCGGDGRMERQRADRYDWSQYDLVTCPSCKGTGQRHDFDCRSCGGEGQVYRRQLAWIED
- a CDS encoding DUF411 domain-containing protein, with the protein product MSELFRPSRRMVVLGLAAAGVQAARAEDLPEVVATKDPSCGCCEAWVKHLRAEGFRVQVVNAPVNPVKARLGVPRELASCHTAQVGGYVIEGHVPASAIKRLLVEKPAGTGLAVPGMPVGSPGMEVDGVEPATYEVVLFGPGVRTTFARFRGGQAV